One region of Pagrus major chromosome 5, Pma_NU_1.0 genomic DNA includes:
- the LOC140996675 gene encoding hydroxycarboxylic acid receptor 2-like, which translates to MQCYFNGTLLISVLPPLLITEFVLGILGNGLALWIFCFHMKPWKSSTVLLFNLAVADFLLNMALPFRASYYISQITWKFGAAFCNICLFMLAMNRSGSTIFLMAIAVDRYMRVVHPHHPINSLSVPKAMCGALALWMLTISMTAHVFTLNHNTTYCESFMVETEPQRNLSWHKFAFLFSFFIPLVVILYCTIHIIVYLRGRQLAQHAKIKKALCFITVVAVLFIVCFLPSNFMQLLIWIKTQRLANSLSTSEICAALEDSTTLFYVTISLTYLNSALDPVVYYFSSPTFKNFCRKALHLAVEPSESTERRVRETGSQSLSQL; encoded by the coding sequence ATGCAATGCTATTTCAATGGGACTCTGCTGATCAGTGTGCTCCCTCCACTGCTGATAACAGAGTTTGTTTTGGGAATCCTTGGAAATGGTTTGGCTCTTTGGATCTTCTGCTTCCACATGAAGCCATGGAAGAGCAGCACGGTGTTACTCTTCAACCTGGCAGTGGCTGACTTTCTGCTCAACATGGCTTTGCCTTTCCGTGCCAGCTACTACATCTCTCAGATCACGTGGAAGTTTGGAGCCGCTTTCTGCAACATCTGCCTCTTCATGTTGGCAATGAACCGCAGTGGAAGTACCATCTTCTTGATGGCTATCGCTGTGGACAGGTACATGCGTGTGGTGCATCCCCATCATCCCATCAACTCTTTGAGTGTGCCCAAAGCCATGTGTGGAGCACTTGCACTATGGATGCTCACCATCTCAATGACAGCTCATGTCTTCACTTTGAATCACAACACAACCTACTGCGAGAGCTTCATGGTTGAGACTGAACCCCAACGTAATCTGAGCTGGCATAAGTTTGCgtttctcttttccttctttattcCTCTGGTTGTGATTCTCTACTGCACGATCCACATTATTGTCTACCTGAGAGGAAGACAGTTGGCCCAGCATGCAAAGATTAAGAAGGCTCTGTGCTTCATCACAGTAGTTGCGGTGCTCTTCATCGTTTGCTTCCTCCCAAGCAACTTCATGCAGCTGCTGATTTGGATCAAGACCCAGCGACTAGCCAACAGCCTCTCCACATCTGAAATCTGCGCTGCCCTGGAAGACTCGACCACCCTATTTTACGTCACCATTAGCCTGACCTATCTCAACAGCGCGTTGGATCCTGTGGTCTACTACTTCTCCAGCCCTACCTTCAAGAACTTCTGCAGGAAAGCTCTTCATCTGGCAGTAGAACCTTCTGAAAGTACAGAGAGGAGAGTTCGGGAAACAGGCTCGCAGTCGCTCAGCCAGCTGTGA
- the hip1rb gene encoding huntingtin interacting protein 1 related b, whose translation MNSIRQVPTRVKSRRTEANLGAEREHFDKQQLSSISKAINSTETPVKEKHARRIILGTHREKGAYTFWSYALGFPLHSSSILCWKFCNVLHKVLRDGHRNVLQDCMRHHSSLVEIGKLWGNLHDKYGQLVSLYSKLLCTKMEFHTKHSEIPPNLEVADEVLERTAGTDINNVFQLTVEVFDYLDSELRLAETVIRQLNTSIAISTLTSGQCRLAPLIQVIQDCSHLYHFTVKLLFKLHACLPADTLQGHRDRFHDQFHSLKTFFNKARDMMFFKRLIQIPKLPDSPPNFLHAASLAKHVKPVVVIPDEDEPEQQDDDDDEPEPLIEVSEVSTSSVQAQPQQLDVFDQMFGPPNGGFDDRDLQIESLKRDLELLRAELERVKTEAQRYITQLKSQINSLEAELEEQRAQKQRALVENEQLRMELEATRRRNAEHESVQTTFIEAEKRSQATEQRYNKLKEKHTELVASHAELLRKSADTVKMLSVTQQTQEEVERTKQQLSFEIDRIKQEADMKLEEQKFEMEKLRRELEEKMAEVTRIKGSLQSSEKVSEQVNSSMTALQAEKERLMRSVSEKEAELSSLRQAQQAQQSSLQQERERSGRELGELQGKLQEKSSQEEKLKQKLLEEQFALLQGTVAEAENIIQDAVAKLDDPLHVRCTSSPDYLISRAEATLGSVDKVKKGHADYLSNMGDAGGLLRALTQFSHLAADTIINGSATAHMAPTDHADRLTENCRGCATESLQFFKDLKSKTTLQRADPASIRIVIQKILNLGQELRPKSMDVRQDELGDLVDKEMAATSAAIEEAVRRIDEMMNQARKDTTGIKLEVNERILFSCTDLMKAIRMLIIASTDLQKEIVEGGRGAATIKEFYARNSRWTEGLISAAKAVGWGATEMVESADKVVLHTGKYEELIVCSHEIAASTAQLVAASKVKADRNSTRLTTLQQASRHVNQMAANVVASTRTGQEHLEEKDTMDFSGMSLIKLRKEEMESQVKVLELESHLENERLRLGELRKKHYELAGVPLEQEGNGTSSPAHPGTMSPKPSKPALMKKPALAQKPNIPSKSMFK comes from the exons ATGAACAGCATAAGACAGGTGCCCACACGGGTGAAGAGCAGGCGGACTGAGGCCAATCTCGGAGCGGAGAGGGAGCATTTTGACAAGcagcag CTGAGCAGCATCAGCAAAGCCATCAACTCCACTGAGACGCCCGTGAAGGAGAAACATGCACGAC GAATCATCCTGGGGACTCACAGGGAGAAGGGAGCCTACACCTTCTGGTCCTACGCTCTGGGCTTCCCTCTGCACAGCAGCTCCATCCTCTGCTGGAAGTTCTGCAACGTACTGCACAAAGTCCTGCGGGACGGACACCGCAAC GTTCTTCAAGACTGCATGAGACATCACAGTTCTCTAGTTGAAATTGGGAAACTATGG GGCAACCTCCATGACAAATACGGACAGCTGGTGTCTCTGTATAGCAAGCTGCTCTGCACAAAAATGGAGTTTCATACCAAG CATTCAGAAATCCCACCGAACCTGGAGGTCGCAGATGAAGTCCTGGAGCGCACTGCAGGAACAGACATTAATAACGT GTTCCAGCTCACAGTGGAGGTGTTCGATTACTTGGACTCAGAGCTGAGGCTGGCAGAGACAG TTATCCGACAGCTCAACACATCCATCGCCATCTCTACTCTCACATCAGGCCAGTGTCGGCTGGCTCCACTCATCCAAGTTATCCAGGACTGTAGTCACCTCTACCACTTCACCGTCAAGCTGCTATTCAAGCTCCATGCCT GTCTCCCAGCTGACACTTTGCAAGGACACCGTGATCGTTTCCATGACCAGTTCCACAG CCTTAAGACCTTCTTCAATAAAGCCAGAGACATGATGTTCTTCAAGAGACTGATCCAGATTCCTAAACTGCCTGAT TCCCCACCTAACTTTCTGCACGCAGCCTCGCTTGCCAAGCACGTGAAGCCTGTGGTGGTCATCCCTGATGAGGATGAACCAGAGCAACAAGACGATGACGATGACGAGCCCGAGCCCCTCATCGAGGTCAGCGAAGTCTCAACATCCAGCGTACAGGCGCAGCCTCAG CAACTGGACGTATTTGATCAGATGTTTGGACCTCCGAACGGAGGCTTCGATGACAG GGATCTCCAGATTGAAAGTCTGAAGAGGGACCTGGAGTTGCTGAgagcagagctggagagagTCAAAACAGAG GCTCAACGCTACATCACACAGCTGAAGTCCCAAATCAACAGTTTGGAGGCAGAACTAGAAGAACAGCGCGCTCAGAAACAACGTGCCCTTGTGGAAAATGAACAACTGCGCATGGAGCTGGAGGCTACACGTCGCCGTAACGCAGAACACGAGAGCGTACAGACCACCTTCATCGAAGCAGAAA AAAGATCGCAGGCCACTGAGCAGCGGTACAATAAGCTGAAGGAGAAGCACACAGAGTTGGTGGCCAGCCATGCTGAACTACTTCGGAAG AGTGCAGACACTGTGAAGATGCTGTCAGTGACCCAGCAGAcccaggaggaggtggagaggaccAAACAGCAGCTGTCCTTTGAGATTGATCGAATAAAACAGGAGGCTGACATGAAG CTGGAAGAGCAGAAGTTTGAAATGGAGAAGCTgaggagagagctggaggagaagatggCAGAAGTGACACGTATCAAGGGGTCTTTGCAGAGTAGCGAGAAG GTGTCGGAGCAAGTCAACAGCTCAATGACAGCACTGCAGGCAGAGAAGGAGCGTCTGATGCGATCTGTGAGTGAGAAGGAGGCAGAGCTGTCGTCTCTGCGGCAGGCGCAGCAGGCGCAGCAGTCGTCGCTTCAGCAGGAGCGAGAAAGAAGCGGCAGGGAGCTGGGAGAGCTGCAAGGCAAACTGCAGGAGAAG TCAAGtcaggaggagaagctgaagcAGAAGCTTCTGGAGGAGCAGTTCGCTCTGCTGCAGGGTACCGTCGCAGAGGCGGAGAACATCATCCAAGATGCGGTAGCTAAGCTGGATGATCCCCTCCATGTACGCTGCACCAGTTCTCCAG ATTACCTCATAAGTCGGGCAGAGGCCACACTGGGCTCCGTAGACAAAGTGAAGAAGGGCCATGCTGATTATCTGAGTAACATGGGGG ATGCTGGAGGGCTGCTGAGGGCTCTGACCCAATTCTCCCACTTGGCTGCGGATACAATCATCAACGGCAGCGCCACAGCACACATGGCACCCACTGACCATGCAGACC GACTGACAGAGAACTGCAGAGGCTGTGCCACTGAGAGTCTGCAGTTCTTTAAGGACCTAAAGAGCAAGACCACCCTCCAGAGGGCAGACCCAGCCTCCATTCGCATAGTCATTCAAAAGATCCTGAACTTGGGCCAG GAGCTGCGGCCAAAAAGCATGGACGTTCGTCAGGACGAGCTGGGGGATCTGGTCGATAAGGAAATGGCTGCAACATCAGCGGCTATTGAGGAGGCAGTCCGCAGGATTGAT GAAATGATGAATCAGGCACGAAAGGACACAACAGGAATAAAACTGGAGGTTAACGAAag AATCCTTTTCAGCTGCACAGACCTGATGAAG GCCATCCGCATGCTGATAATAGCATCCACGGACTTGCAAAAGGAGATTGTCGAGGGTGGGAGG GGTGCAGCCACCATTAAGGAGTTCTACGCCAGAAACTCGCGCTGGACCGAGGGACTCATCTCTGCTGCCAAGGCTGTTGGATGGGGAGCCACAGAGATGGT GGAGTCTGCTGATAAGGTGGTGCTGCACACCGGCAAATATGAAGAGCTGATTGTCTGCTCCCACGAGATTGCTGCTAGCACGGCACAGCTGGTTGCTGCCTCAAAG GTTAAGGCAGATCGTAACAGTACGAGGCTGACAACTCTTCAGCAGGCTTCTCGCCATGTGAACCAAATGGCAGCTAATGTGGTGGCGTCAACAAGGACCGGCCAGGAGCACCTGGAGGAGAAAG ATACAATGGACTTCTCTGGGATGTCCCTCATCAAGTTAAGAAAGGAAGAAATGGAGTCACAG GTGAAGGTGCTGGAATTAGAAAGTCACTTGGAGAACGAGCGTCTGCGTTTGGGCGAGCTGAGGAAGAAGCACTACGAGTTGGCAGGAGTCCCTCTTGAACAAGAGGGGAACGGCACGTCCTCGCCGGCCCATCCTGGCACCATGTCACCAAAACCCTCCAAGCCTGCTCTCATGAAGAAACCTGCGTTGGCCCAAAAACCCAACATACCATCCAAAAGCATG TTTAAATAA
- the LOC140995788 gene encoding RILP-like protein 1 isoform X2 — translation MSALDRPAAELTVMDVYDIAAVVGQEFERIIDRFGCESVVGVLPKVVRVLELLEALVSRGAAGQEAEELRGELDRLRQERSDRYKQERKHQKELELVEDVWRGEVQDLHSQISQLEAENKRLLVSLPLIESPGTEEDQEKQEGMSEKEKQVMKTLKDMVDTQRDEIRAKDHQLTLINEDVEALQMQQHRLIRINQDLRRRIGVMEGQGKALIQQRAELEASAQAQQQELGALQLEVRSLRKELREWELEREITNIEETSLITSVMSSPTSPQTMSSAAAPSNSTIKPNSVWAECGGDPDFLANCFERDKNPSPLPSSSNRENTEEEHEDDEEMTALFLVSTDTEPDEETDSLEGESDKPRFTLQELRHVLQERNELKAEVFVLQEELAYYKSEESEDEANSIVCSPSPPPCSTPTDQPESGIRRLIFTAIMPMVAAGLIVDDPTLLPIRRLISSV, via the exons ATGTCAGCGCTGGACAGACCCGCGGCGGAGCTGACCGTCATGGACGTTTACGATATAGCGGCGGTGGTCGGACAGGAGTTTGAGCGGATCATCGACAGGTTCGGCTGCGAGTCTGTGGTCGGTGTGCTGCCCAAAGTGGTGCGGgtcctggagctgctggaggcgcTGGTGAGCCGAGGGGCCGCCGGACAGGAGGCCGAGGAGCTGCGGGGGGAGCTGGATAGGCTGCGGCAGGAGCGGAGCGACAGATACAAGCAGGAGAGGAAGCACCAGAAg GAGTTGGAGCTCGTGGAGGATGTGTGGAGGGGAGAAGTCCAGGACCTGCACTCTCAAATCAGTCAGCTTGAGGCAGAGAACAAGAGGCTGTTGGTGAGCCTCCCTCTCATAGAGTCCCCCGGCACAGAGGAAGACCAGGAGAAACAGGAGG GAATGTCAGAGAAGGAGAAGCAGGTGATGAAGACGCTGAAAGACATGGTGGATACGCAGAGGGATGAAATCCGGGCAAAAGACCACCAACTGACACTAATAAACGAAGATGTGGAGGCG CTCCAGATGCAGCAGCATCGGTTGATAAGAATCAACCAGGACCTTCGACGCAGGATAGGAGTGATGGAGGGTCAGGGTAAGGCACTGATCCAGCAGAGGGCTGAGCTGGAGGCTTCGGCCCAGGCACAGCAGCAGGAGCTGGGGGCTCTGCAGCTGGAGGTCAGAAGTCTGAGAAAGGAGCTACGGGAGTGGGAACTGGAGAGAGAGATCACTAACATAGAAGAAACCTCTCTTATCACATCTGTAATGTCATCACCTACATCACCACAGACGATG tcctcagcagcagcaccatCTAACTCCACCATCAAACCAAATTCAGTGTGGGCAGAGTGTGGAGGAGACCCTGACTTCCTGGCCAACTGCTTTGAGCGTGACAAGAATCCTTCTCCTCTCCCGAGTTCatcaaacagagaaaatactGAGGAAGAgcatgaggatgatgaggagaTGACAGCATTGTTTTTG GTGTCAACTGATACGGAGCCAGATGAGGAGACAGACAGTCTGGAGGGGGAGTCGGACAAACCTCGCTTCACCCTGCAGGAGCTGCGGCACGTCCTGCAGGAGAGGAATGAACTCAAGGCCGaagtgtttgtgctgcaggaAGAGCTTGCATATTACAAAAG TGAAGAGTCTGAGGATGAAGCCAACTCCATTGTTTGTagtccatctcctccaccttgCTCCACTCCCACTGACCAGCCCGAATCAGGAATTAGACGCTT GATCTTCACTGCCATAATGCCAATGGTGGCAGCCGGTTTGATTGTAGATGACCCCACGTTGCTGCCAATCAGAAGGCTCATTTCCTCTGTCTGA
- the LOC140995788 gene encoding RILP-like protein 1 isoform X1: protein MSALDRPAAELTVMDVYDIAAVVGQEFERIIDRFGCESVVGVLPKVVRVLELLEALVSRGAAGQEAEELRGELDRLRQERSDRYKQERKHQKELELVEDVWRGEVQDLHSQISQLEAENKRLLVSLPLIESPGTEEDQEKQEGMSEKEKQVMKTLKDMVDTQRDEIRAKDHQLTLINEDVEALQMQQHRLIRINQDLRRRIGVMEGQGKALIQQRAELEASAQAQQQELGALQLEVRSLRKELREWELEREITNIEETSLITSVMSSPTSPQTMSSAAAPSNSTIKPNSVWAECGGDPDFLANCFERDKNPSPLPSSSNRENTEEEHEDDEEMTALFLKVSTDTEPDEETDSLEGESDKPRFTLQELRHVLQERNELKAEVFVLQEELAYYKSEESEDEANSIVCSPSPPPCSTPTDQPESGIRRLIFTAIMPMVAAGLIVDDPTLLPIRRLISSV from the exons ATGTCAGCGCTGGACAGACCCGCGGCGGAGCTGACCGTCATGGACGTTTACGATATAGCGGCGGTGGTCGGACAGGAGTTTGAGCGGATCATCGACAGGTTCGGCTGCGAGTCTGTGGTCGGTGTGCTGCCCAAAGTGGTGCGGgtcctggagctgctggaggcgcTGGTGAGCCGAGGGGCCGCCGGACAGGAGGCCGAGGAGCTGCGGGGGGAGCTGGATAGGCTGCGGCAGGAGCGGAGCGACAGATACAAGCAGGAGAGGAAGCACCAGAAg GAGTTGGAGCTCGTGGAGGATGTGTGGAGGGGAGAAGTCCAGGACCTGCACTCTCAAATCAGTCAGCTTGAGGCAGAGAACAAGAGGCTGTTGGTGAGCCTCCCTCTCATAGAGTCCCCCGGCACAGAGGAAGACCAGGAGAAACAGGAGG GAATGTCAGAGAAGGAGAAGCAGGTGATGAAGACGCTGAAAGACATGGTGGATACGCAGAGGGATGAAATCCGGGCAAAAGACCACCAACTGACACTAATAAACGAAGATGTGGAGGCG CTCCAGATGCAGCAGCATCGGTTGATAAGAATCAACCAGGACCTTCGACGCAGGATAGGAGTGATGGAGGGTCAGGGTAAGGCACTGATCCAGCAGAGGGCTGAGCTGGAGGCTTCGGCCCAGGCACAGCAGCAGGAGCTGGGGGCTCTGCAGCTGGAGGTCAGAAGTCTGAGAAAGGAGCTACGGGAGTGGGAACTGGAGAGAGAGATCACTAACATAGAAGAAACCTCTCTTATCACATCTGTAATGTCATCACCTACATCACCACAGACGATG tcctcagcagcagcaccatCTAACTCCACCATCAAACCAAATTCAGTGTGGGCAGAGTGTGGAGGAGACCCTGACTTCCTGGCCAACTGCTTTGAGCGTGACAAGAATCCTTCTCCTCTCCCGAGTTCatcaaacagagaaaatactGAGGAAGAgcatgaggatgatgaggagaTGACAGCATTGTTTTTG AAGGTGTCAACTGATACGGAGCCAGATGAGGAGACAGACAGTCTGGAGGGGGAGTCGGACAAACCTCGCTTCACCCTGCAGGAGCTGCGGCACGTCCTGCAGGAGAGGAATGAACTCAAGGCCGaagtgtttgtgctgcaggaAGAGCTTGCATATTACAAAAG TGAAGAGTCTGAGGATGAAGCCAACTCCATTGTTTGTagtccatctcctccaccttgCTCCACTCCCACTGACCAGCCCGAATCAGGAATTAGACGCTT GATCTTCACTGCCATAATGCCAATGGTGGCAGCCGGTTTGATTGTAGATGACCCCACGTTGCTGCCAATCAGAAGGCTCATTTCCTCTGTCTGA
- the rilpl2 gene encoding RILP-like protein 2 — MEFGEESSPALAFEKEAFELTVEDVYDISYVIGRDLLKISNTGEEVSDLQFRIVRVLEMFETLVNKYNLSLEELKMERDNLKSELDRIIKESSSGPGSTQTAGPNQLVIDLTDPNRPRFTMQELKEVLQERNQLKAQLMVAQEELQLYKSGILPQAEPAMVEVDLDTPAATEHKPATINDTKEEKTTIGKLFSFRRK; from the exons ATGGAGTTCGGTGAAGAGTCGTCTCCTGCTCTGGCTTTCGAGAAGGAGGCGTTCGAGCTGACGGTGGAAGATGTTTATGACATTTCGTATGTGATCGGACGAGATTTGTTGAAAATCAGCAACACGGGCGAAGAAGTGTCGGATCTACAGTTCAGAATAGTCCGTGTCTTGGAAATGTTCGAGACTCTGGTCAACAAGTACAACTTGTctctggaggagctgaaaaTGGAGCGGGACAACTTGAAGAGCGAACTGGACCGGATCATCAAGGAGAGCTCCTCCGGGCCGGGCAGCACT CAAACAGCGGGACCTAATCAGCTGGTGATAGACCTGACAGACCCCAACAGACCGCGCTTCACCATGCAGGAGCTGAAGGAGGTTCTGCAGGAGAGGAACCAGCTCAAGGCCCAGCTCATGGTGgcccaggaggagctgcagctgtaCAAGAG TGGGATTCTGCCACAGGCTGAACCAGCCATGGTGGAGGTGGATCTGGACACCCCAGCAGCTACAGAGCACAAACCAGCAACAATAAATGATACAAAAGAGGAGAAGACAACCATAGGCAAACT GTTTTCATTCaggagaaaataa